In Bacteroidota bacterium, the genomic window ATAGTAATAAAAGTAGGACACAGTTGACAAAAAGACTATAAATAATATTTTTTATTTGATATTTTTCAATTTTTGAATAAGTATAAAGCGAAATGATCTAGCATTAAAATAAATTCAAAGCATAGTCTTTGCTGTTTATAAGTTTTTAATCAGAAAGTTAATAAAATATTAAGTTTGTAAAAAAATAAAAATCACATGAAAATCATTTTAAAATCATTTTTCATTTTAATAATACTGTTTCAAATAAATACATCTTTTTCTCAAGGGATAAATCAAAAACTAACGAACAATAAAACAGGAGAGGTTATTCTTATTGGGCAATGTACTTTAGATGCTTTTTTAAAAGATAAATTTATAGAATGGTATAAACCTGAATTTAATAGTTACAAATATAATTTGCAGAAGAAAATTCTTGACAGCATAAAGCCTCAATTAACTGATATTTCTATAAAAATTGTTCTTGGAACTTGGTGTTCCGATAGTAGAGAGCATTTTCCTCATTTTATGACAGTGCTTGATTATTTGGAATTTGATAACAAAAATTTAACAATTATTTGTGTTGACAGAAACAGAATTGCAGGGACTGTTCCTACCGATTATTTAAATATTGTTAGAGTTCCAACATTCATTATTTATAGAGAAAAAATCGAATTAGGCAGAATTATAGAAACTCCAATTGAATCACTTGAAAAAGATCTTTTAAAAATATTTAAAGGCATTTATACTCAAACTCATTAACATGGAAAATAAAAATTCAAAGGGAAAATTTTTATCTGTTAGCAAAGGAGTAAAGCAGCCTTCTTATTTGAACACTAATGTAATAAAAAAATTAAGACATAAAAAATCAACAGAAATTTCAATTGATGAAATTATTTCGGGAATCCGAAAAGGAGATAAAACAACTTTAAGTCGTGCCATAACAATAATTGAGAGCTCACTGCCACTTCATCAACAAAAGGCACAAAAAATAATAGAAAAGTGCTTGCCCTTTTCAGGCAAATCAATACGAATTGGAATTACCGGAATTCCCGGAGTTGGCAAAAGCACTTTTATAGAAGCAGTTGGAAAGGAGCTTGTAAAGCAAGGGAAAAAAGTTGCTGTTTTGGCAATTGACCCCAGCAGTAGCCGAAGTAAAGGAAGCATACTTGGTGATAAAACACGAATGTCGGCACTTTCGTCAACTCATAATGCATTTATTCGCCCTTCACCTGCATCAGGTACTTTGGGTGGAGTTGCTCGCAAAACAAGAGAAACAATTCTTTTGTGTGAAGCTGCAGGATTTGATATAATTTTTGTTGAAACAGTAGGAGTAGGTCAGTCCGAAACAACAGTTCATTCAATGGTAGATTTTTTTCTGATGCTTATGCTTGCCGGTGCAGGAGATGAGTTACAAGGAATTAAAAGAGGAATTATGGAGCTTGCTGATATGATTCTTATCAACAAAGCTGATGAGAATACTATTGAAAAAGTTCAAAATGCAAAACAAACATATCAAAACACATTGCATCTTTTTCCTGCAAAGCCATCAGGCTGGCAGGCATACACCGGTTTTTGCTCTTCAGTATCGGGTGAAGGAATTGATAAGGTATGGCAAAAAATACTTGAATTTAAAAATTTAACTCAAAATAACGGAAGCTTTCAAACTAACAGAAAAGAGCAGTTAAAGTTCTGGCTTTACGAAACGATTAATTCGCAATTGAAAAGTTATTTTTACAATGATGAAAATATTAAGCAAAATATAAATCAATTTGAAAAAGATGTTCTTGAAAATAAAATAAGTCCTTTTGTTGCAGCACAGGAATTGTTAGCAATTAGAAATAAAACAAATAAATAAAACATTTGAAAATTATTAACTACATAAAAAACGATTTAAACCTTGTTGAAGTTTTTAAAGGAGGTTCCGTAGCTTTTATTTTCAAAGTTGGAGGTATAGGAATTGGTTATTTGTTTTACTTTTTTTTAGCACGTTTTTTTGATGCGGAAGTTGTGGGAATTTTTTCCGTTTGTTGGACAGTGCTTATGATAGGAGCCGTTCTTGCCAAGGTTGGTCTTGATACTTCAATTGTAAAATTTATTTCGGAATCTGTTGCAAACAAAAAGAATAGTTATATAAAAAATTTATATTTCACAGGGCTAAGTATTGTAAGTATTTCAAGCATAATTGTTTTTATTTTGATATTTATTTTTTCTAAACAATTGAGCAATTTCTACTTTGAATCAGCAGAAAAATATAAGTTGATTATTGTAATAGCTATTACTGTTATTCCTATGTCAATTATGAGCTTTAATGCAGAATCTGTTCGGGGATTAAAAAAAATAACTCAATATTCTTATTTCCAAAACGGATCAATTTTGCTTCTCACTCTAGTATTTATTTTTGTAATTTATTTTTCAGCAATTAGCTCTGATTTCATTTTGCCTTCATTGGGAATTTCTATTTTTACACTAATGATTTTTAGTTTTTTTATTATAAAAATTTCTTTTAAAAACTTTTCAAAAGAAAAATCTGATACTTTTAAAAAGGATTATCCTTTGAAAAAAATGCTATCGGTTTCTTTACCAATGCTGTTAACAAATTCTTTGTTTCTTATTCTTAATTGGACAGACATTCAGATGCTTAGTGTGTTTACTGATGAAGCATCCGTGGGAATTTACAACATAGCTGTAAAAATTGCGGCTTTAAATGTTGTAGGACTTACTGCAATAAATTCTATCGCATCGCCAAAATTTG contains:
- a CDS encoding thioredoxin, which produces MKIILKSFFILIILFQINTSFSQGINQKLTNNKTGEVILIGQCTLDAFLKDKFIEWYKPEFNSYKYNLQKKILDSIKPQLTDISIKIVLGTWCSDSREHFPHFMTVLDYLEFDNKNLTIICVDRNRIAGTVPTDYLNIVRVPTFIIYREKIELGRIIETPIESLEKDLLKIFKGIYTQTH
- the meaB gene encoding methylmalonyl Co-A mutase-associated GTPase MeaB, producing MENKNSKGKFLSVSKGVKQPSYLNTNVIKKLRHKKSTEISIDEIISGIRKGDKTTLSRAITIIESSLPLHQQKAQKIIEKCLPFSGKSIRIGITGIPGVGKSTFIEAVGKELVKQGKKVAVLAIDPSSSRSKGSILGDKTRMSALSSTHNAFIRPSPASGTLGGVARKTRETILLCEAAGFDIIFVETVGVGQSETTVHSMVDFFLMLMLAGAGDELQGIKRGIMELADMILINKADENTIEKVQNAKQTYQNTLHLFPAKPSGWQAYTGFCSSVSGEGIDKVWQKILEFKNLTQNNGSFQTNRKEQLKFWLYETINSQLKSYFYNDENIKQNINQFEKDVLENKISPFVAAQELLAIRNKTNK
- a CDS encoding flippase; translation: MKIINYIKNDLNLVEVFKGGSVAFIFKVGGIGIGYLFYFFLARFFDAEVVGIFSVCWTVLMIGAVLAKVGLDTSIVKFISESVANKKNSYIKNLYFTGLSIVSISSIIVFILIFIFSKQLSNFYFESAEKYKLIIVIAITVIPMSIMSFNAESVRGLKKITQYSYFQNGSILLLTLVFIFVIYFSAISSDFILPSLGISIFTLMIFSFFIIKISFKNFSKEKSDTFKKDYPLKKMLSVSLPMLLTNSLFLILNWTDIQMLSVFTDEASVGIYNIAVKIAALNVVGLTAINSIASPKFAELYSQNDKSGLRKIIKQTTLINTLISLPVFIAIIAIPNFLLHLFGEEFELGKSALIILGVGQFFSAFSGSAMHILNMTGKEKTGRNIILLATVLNIALNYFLIPKYGIMGAAIATMTSTIIWKTLAVIYIYKYHKILTYPFNLKLGNG